In Mercurialis annua linkage group LG5, ddMerAnnu1.2, whole genome shotgun sequence, a single genomic region encodes these proteins:
- the LOC126680222 gene encoding uncharacterized protein LOC126680222: MGRNNRRRNRKTHSNSNSIHQQNDTDHQHQWVSRNKIELEFLSSELSSDHELHQNDNAEEFNTITREDDDLLHEDEPSRTTHQNTKWVMKNGPHNMAKEQLLENSQVGTSEPEPIAISEVGSSNRDDGGVDDAGNVFEKLRLGVEEPQLCEEQLRINDQLQQDELLAMESIYGENVSILENQGGLRSFQILVHIETRDEFTVTANLNSSGNLNMKSESDYSYSLKLQHLPPIVLSCLLPKSYPSHLSPYFTISVLWLDSIRISKLCSMLDVIWADQPGQEVIYQWIEWLQTSSLSCLGAEQEITLGPYGIINSEDIRAISESVSPEADIPSLRHYNDEQCHETFRQNLHECLICYSEYAGCDFIRLPCLHFFCCTCMKTYSDIHITEGTVNKLQCPNEKCGCMVPPGLLKCLLSDEEYERWESLMLQKTLDSMSDVAYCPRCDTPCIEDEDHHAQCSKCLFSFCTLCRDRRHVGEECLTQEIRLRILEDRQNSSQLGSKQRRKEQEMINNLLSLKEILRDSKLCPSCKMAISRTGGCNKMECKNCGQYFCYRCNKCITGYDHFKEGACNLFPPQGVQSWEERMIDRRYEGRVQAESFPQLAHQCPSCRRPNLKVDNNNHILCWQCQRHFCCLCKKIVRSMQHYGRKGCKQHTAD, encoded by the exons ACCAATGGGTATCGCGTAATAAGATAGAACTGGAATTTTTGAGTTCAGAACTCAGCTCTGATCATGAGCTTCACCAAAACGACAATGCAGAGGAATTTAATACCATTACAAGGGAAGACGATGACCTGCTTCATGAAGATGAg CCATCTCGTACAACTCACCAAAATACCAAGTGGGTTATGAAAAATGGGCCTCACAACATGGCCAAGGAGCAGCTTTTAGAGAATTCTCAAGTGGGAACTTCAGAACCTGAGCCAATTGCGATTTCTGAAGTCGGTTCGTCGAATAGGGATGATGGCGGAGTAGATGATGCTGGGAATGTATTTGAAAAATTGCGGTTAGGTGTGGAGGAGCCACAGTTGTGTGAGGAGCAGCTGAGGATCAATGATCAGCTGCAACAGGATGAG TTGCTTGCTATGGAATCCATTTACGGAGAGAATGTCTCCATTCTTGAAAACCAAGGAGGCCTAAGATCTTTTCAG ATTCTCGTCCATATCGAAACTCGTGATGAATTTACTGTTACTGCAAACCTTAATTCCTCAGGCAATCTTAATATGAAAAGTGAAAGTGACTACTCATACTCATTAAAACTTCAGCATCTTCCACCGATTGTACTCTCTTGCTTATTGCCTAAATCATACCCGAGTCATCTGTCACCTTATTTTACCATTTCTGTTCTGTGGTTAGATTCCATTAGGATTTCCAAGCTCTGCTCCATGCTGGACGTAATATGGGCAGACCAGCCTGGGCAGGAAGTTATATATCAATGGATCGAATGGCTGCAGACTTCTTCTCTTTCTTGTCTTGGGGCTGAACAAGAAATAACACTCGGTCCTTATGGCATAATAAATTCTGAAGACATACGTGCAATTTCAGAAAGCGTCTCTCCTGAAGCTGACATCCCTTCATTAAGACATTATAATGACGAGCAGTGCCATGAGACTTTTCGTCAGAACTTGCATGAATGCCTCATTTGTTACAGCGAATATgctg GTTGTGACTTCATCAGGCTACCTTGCCTGCACTTTTTTTGCTGCACATGCATGAAAACTTATTCTGATATACATATTACAGAAGGCACTGTGAACAAACTTCAGTGTCCCAATGAAAAATGTGGGTGCATGGTTCCTCCTGGTTTATTAAAATGCCTGCTCAGTGATGAAGAATATGAACGTTGGGAGTCTCTAATGTTACAAAAAACTCTAGATTCCATGTCCGATGTTGCCTATTGTCCACGATGTGATACACCCTGCATTGAAGATGAAGACCATCACGCACAGTGCTCCAAATGTCTCTTTAGCTTTTGTACTCTTTGCAGAGACAGACGACATGTTGGAGAAGAATGTTTAACTCAAGAAATAAGGCTCCGTATCTTAGAG GACCGCCAGAATTCGTCTCAGTTAGGGAGTAAGCAGAGGCGAAAGGAGCAAGAAATGATCAATAACCTTCTTAGTCTGAAGGAAATACTTCGTGATTCTAAGCTATGCCCATCTTGTAAGATGGCAATCTCAAGAACTGGAGGTTGTAACAAGATGGAATGTAAGAATTGCGGGCAGTATTTCTGCTACCGTTGTAACAAATGCATTACTGGATATGATCACTTTAA GGAAGGAGCATGTAACTTGTTCCCACCACAAGGAGTTCAATCGTGGGAGGAGCGGATGATTGACCGACGGTATGAGGGTCGTGTTCAAGCTGAATCCTTTCCTCAGCTTGCTCACCAGTGCCCCAGTTGTCGTCGACCAAATTTAAAG GTTGACAATAACAATCACATTCTGTGTTGGCAATGCCAACGGCATTTTTGTTGCTTATGCAAAAAGATTGTGAGGAGCATGCAGCATTACGGACGCAAGGGTTGCAAGCAGCACACAGCTGATTAG